The Thermoflexus hugenholtzii JAD2 genomic interval GCGGTGGCCTCCCGCTGGCGCTGGCTGACTGTGGGAAGCCTAACCATCGCCTTGATTGTGATGGCAGGGATCCGAAGCAATCTCCTCAACTTCGCCCCGCGGCACGTTCTCTACGTCCTCCCCTTCATGGGGATCGGTGTCGGACGTGGGATCGCTCTCCTATGGCGATGGAGCGCCCGGGTCCGCCCGGCAGGAGCAAGAAAGGCGCTGGCTTACCTGGGGCCGCTGTTGCCGATCGCCTTATCCGTCAACCGACTGCAAGCGGCACTCTCTCAATGGGATGCGGCAGTGAAAGGCGTCCATGCAGAAAGGGATTTGGTCGCCTTGTTAAAGAAGCAGGCTCAAGAAGGCGATCTCCTGTTCACCTTGCGCGGCCATTATGGGATTCGATATTACTGGGCTCAGAGCTCGCTCGCGCTGCCCCTCATCGATGGGCCGCAGACGATGGTCACCAACGATGAGATCGTATCCGGCTGGCTTTCACCCCTTCTTTCAGCGTGCACCGGCGAGCGAAGGCTGTGGCTGATCGCCTGGCAGGACGACATCGTGGATCCCTTGGCGCTGTTCCCGCGCTGGCTGCTCTGGAACGGCTTCGAGGAGGAACGAGATGCCGTGGGGGGCCTGCGCCTCTATCGCTATCGCATATCCTGCCCTCCCCAATCCCCACCGGCTCCCGCCCTCGAACGCCCTGTGGATTTTGCGCCGGGCATCCGGTTACGAGGCATCCAGATTTGGCCCCCCCACTCCCGAGACCGCATCCTTCGGATCACAACAGTGTGGGAACGCACAGGGCCGATCCGGGAACCGGTCAAAATCTCCCATCACATGCATGACCGCTTCGGCCGGCTGATCGCCCAGGAGGATGTGCCGCTGGCGCGGGGCCTATACCCGATCGCCGACTGGCCTACCGGCGTTCCCATCATGCCCTTCGCAGGTATCCGACTGCCCTCCGAGATGCCTCCCGGCCTTCAGCAGGTCGCCATCGGGTTATACCATCCCATGACGATGGCCCGATATCCCATTCGGAGCCCCGCGTCCGGAGAGGACACAATTCGTGTGGCGACCGTGGACATCCCATCGCTCTTAGGGCGCTGGCAGAGTCTACTGATCCCGGGCCCCCTGGTCTGGGATGACGGCATCGCCTTAACCGGTGTGTGGTTAGATCCGGGGCCACAGGTTCGCCCTGGGGAGACGCTTCGCGTATTGACCTCCTGGGTTCGGATGCACGCGGACACGCGGGAGAACCCAGGACCCGTTGTCACCTTCATCCATCTATGGGGAGAAGATGAACATCTTATCGCCCAGGATGACCATCCTCTGTTGGAAGAACGCCATCCTCCCTCACAATGGGAGCCTTGGGAATCGGTTTGGGATCGCTTCGATCTCCGCATCCCGGAGGATTTGCCTGCGGGCGCTTATCGCCTGGTGATCGGACGCTATGAATGGCCTGCTTTGGAGCGGATCCACGTCCATGAGCAGGATCACTACCCGCTCGCCACAGTGGGTGTTCTGCCATAAGCCGGGCCGATCCCCATCGCTGGGAGGTTCCAGATGCCTATTCGTCGCCTTTCGAACCATCTAAAGATAGGCCTCGCCCTGCTCTGGATCACCGCGCTCTGGTGGCTGTTCGTGTGGCGGTATCTGACCCCTGTGCCGGCCGACCGGCTCATGCTGGCCTTAGGAGATTTCACCCACACTTACTACGTGTTCCGAGACCTGGCCTACCGGG includes:
- a CDS encoding glycosyltransferase family 39 protein, which encodes MRGERWIVLFLLLAASGLAWRDLHRPAIWFDEGWSGWVARMSLEEGLRKAAQDRHPPLRPLLDHMWIRIAGETEFALRWPSSAFALLALALAWRAYYRLRFEPPGGCIGMGAILLSSLWLEQTRQARMYTQAAFLALLSWWTMEDWLRRPGSWNRWGLWLLSSFTFLMTHYYTVFFLAVEMGLLLSYTRGWMRAKALLALGLWGLGTGAWMALGGISTGLFMPQSQDLADHPLQGIQTMGLALRSLMEAHAPGSSPPEVALMLGLWLIGMRPTGHAVASRWRWLTVGSLTIALIVMAGIRSNLLNFAPRHVLYVLPFMGIGVGRGIALLWRWSARVRPAGARKALAYLGPLLPIALSVNRLQAALSQWDAAVKGVHAERDLVALLKKQAQEGDLLFTLRGHYGIRYYWAQSSLALPLIDGPQTMVTNDEIVSGWLSPLLSACTGERRLWLIAWQDDIVDPLALFPRWLLWNGFEEERDAVGGLRLYRYRISCPPQSPPAPALERPVDFAPGIRLRGIQIWPPHSRDRILRITTVWERTGPIREPVKISHHMHDRFGRLIAQEDVPLARGLYPIADWPTGVPIMPFAGIRLPSEMPPGLQQVAIGLYHPMTMARYPIRSPASGEDTIRVATVDIPSLLGRWQSLLIPGPLVWDDGIALTGVWLDPGPQVRPGETLRVLTSWVRMHADTRENPGPVVTFIHLWGEDEHLIAQDDHPLLEERHPPSQWEPWESVWDRFDLRIPEDLPAGAYRLVIGRYEWPALERIHVHEQDHYPLATVGVLP